From a single Silene latifolia isolate original U9 population chromosome 6, ASM4854445v1, whole genome shotgun sequence genomic region:
- the LOC141586424 gene encoding glutamyl-tRNA reductase 1, chloroplastic-like: MAVISRLSTSTSYPSAATAALESVLHHTTTSPSLITFSRRRRSFSPRADLNSSDSSSSLSALQLLKSSAADRYTKERSSIVVIGLSIHTCPVDVREKLAIPEAEWPRAIKELCNLNHIEEAAVLSTCNRMEIYVVALSRHRGVKEVTEWMSKTSGVPVSEIAQHRFLLYNSDATQHLFEVSAGLDSLVLGEGQILAQVKQVVRVGQGIVGFGSNISRLFKHAITVGKRVRTETNIASGAVSVSSAAVELALMKLPEYCHASARMLVIGAGKMGKLVIKHLIAKGCTKMVVVNRSEARVDAIREEMSGAEIIYKPLSEMLACAAEADVVFTSTASESPLFLKEHVSTLPPVGAQIGGVRLFVDISVPRNVGSCVSELEYARVYNVDDLKEVVAANKEDRLRKAMGAQTIIGEETKKCQAWWDSLETVPTIKKLNAYAERIRVAELEKCLSKMGEDLTEKDRNALDSLSKGIVKKLLHGPMQHLRFDESGSRTLNETLENMHALNRMFSLETRAKVEQIQK; the protein is encoded by the exons ATGGCGGTGATCTCCAGACTTTCCACCTCCACATCCTACCCCTCCGCCGCCACCGCCGCATTGGAATCCGTCCTCCACCATACCACCACCTCCCCCTCCCTCATCACCTTCTCCCGCCGCCGCCGCTCATTCTCCCCTCGCGCCGACCTTAACTCTTCCGATTCCTCCTCCAGCCTCTCCGCTCTCCAACTCCTCAAGTCCTCCGCTGCTGACC GATATACGAAGGAAAGGAGCAGCATTGTGGTAATAGGTTTAAGTATTCATACTTGTCCTGTTGATGTGCGTGAAAAGCTTGCCATTCCTGAAGCGGAATGGCCTCGCGCTATTAAGGAGCTTTGTAATTTGAATCATATTGAGGAGGCTGCTGTTCTTAGTACTTGTAACAGGATGGAGATTTATGTCGTTGCGCTTTCACGGCATCGTGGTGTTAAGGAAGTTACTGAGTGGATGTCCAAG ACTAGTGGGGTTCCTGTGTCTGAGATCGCCCAACATAGGTTTTTGCTTTATAATAGTGATGCTACCCAGCATCTCTTTGAAGTATCGGCAGGACTGGACTCGTTGGTTTTGGGAGAAGGTCAAATCCTTGCTCAGGTTAAACAGGTTGTCAGAGTCGGGCAGGGAATTGTTGGGTTTGGAAGCAACATTAGTCGTTTGTTTAAGCATGCAATCACAGTCGGGAAGAGGGTTAGAACGGAGACAAATATAGCTTCTGGTGCAGTTTCAGTGAGTTCGGCTGCTGTGGAATTGGCGCTGATGAAACTTCCTGAATATTGCCATGCAAGTGCCAGAATGTTGGTGATTGGAGCTGGCAAAATGGGTAAGCTTGTGATTAAACACTTGATAGCAAAAGGGTGCACTAAGATGGTTGTTGTGAACCGGAGTGAAGCGAGAGTTGATGCTATCCGTGAGGAAATGTCTGGTGCTGAAATCATCTACAAACCCCTCTCTGAAATGCTTGCCTGTGCTGCTGAGGCGGATGTCGTTTTCACCAGCACGGCATCAGAAAGCCCACTTTTCTTGAAAGAGCACGTATCCACTCTTCCTCCCGTAGGGGCACAAATAGGCGGTGTCAGGCTCTTTGTTGATATATCTGTTCCAAGAAATGTGGGTTCCTGTGTGTCAGAGCTTGAATATGCACGAGTGTACAATGTGGATGACCTCAAGGAAGTGGTGGCAGCTAACAAGGAGGACCGTTTACGGAAAGCAATGGGAGCTCAAACCATTATTGGTGAGGAAACCAAAAAGTGTCAGGCGTGGTGGGATTCCTTGGAGACGGTTCCCACCATTAAGAAGTTGAACGCATATGCTGAGAGGATAAGAGTGGCAGAGCTAGAAAAATGCCTGTCAAAGATGGGTGAAGATCTTACCGAGAAAGACAGAAATGCTTTGGATAGTCTTAGCAAAGGGATAGTGAAGAAGCTCCTTCACGGTCCAATGCAACACCTTAGATTTGATGAAAGTGGCAGCCGAACACTGAACGAGACCCTAGAGAACATGCATGCACTCAATCGAATGTTCAGCCTTGAAACTAGAGCTAAGGTGGAGCAAATTCAAAAGTAA
- the LOC141586423 gene encoding glutamyl-tRNA reductase 1, chloroplastic-like — MAVISSLSTSTSYSSAATPATATLALESVLHHTTSPSLITFSRRRRGSLSIRRSFSPRADLTASDSTSAASSSRSSSLSALQLLKSSAADRYTKERSSIVVIGLSIHTCPVDVREKLAIPEAEWPRAIEELCNLNHIEEAAVLSTCNRMEIYVVALSQHRGVKEVTEWMSKTSGVPVSEIAQHRFLLYNGDATQHIFEVSAGLDSLVLGEGQILAQVKQVVKVGQGVVGFGRNISGLFKHAITVGKRVRTETNIASGAVSVSSAAVELALMKLPEYCHASARMLVIGAGKMGKLVIKHLIAKGCTKMVVVNRSEARVDAIREEMSGAEIIYKPLSEMLACAAEADVVFTSTASESPLFLKEHVSTLPPVGAQVGGVRLFVDISVPRNVGSCVSELEYARVYNVDDLKEVVAANKEDRLRKAMEAQTIIGEETKQFEAWRDSLETVPTIKKLRAYAERIRVAELEKCLSRMGEDLTKKDKKALDDLSRGIVNKLLHGPMQHLRCDGSDSRTLNEALENMHALNRMFSLETEIAVLEQKIRAKVEQIQK; from the exons ATGGCGGTGATCTCCAGCCTTTCCACCTCCACATCCTACTCCTCCGCCGCCACCCCGGCCACTGCCACCCTCGCATTGGAATCCGTCCTCCACCATACCACCTCCCCCTCCCTCATCACCTTCTCCCGCCGCCGCCGCGGATCTCTGTCCATCCGCCGCTCATTCTCCCCTCGCGCCGACCTCACCGCTTCCGATTCCACCTCCGCCGCTTCCTCCTCCCGCTCCTCCAGCCTCTCCGCTCTCCAACTCCTCAAGTCCTCCGCTGCTGACC GATATACGAAGGAAAGGAGCAGCATTGTGGTGATAGGTTTAAGTATTCATACTTGTCCTGTTGATGTGCGTGAAAAGCTTGCCATTCCTGAAGCGGAATGGCCTCGCGCTATTGAGGAGCTATGTAATTTGAATCATATTGAGGAGGCTGCTGTTCTTAGTACTTGTAACAGGATGGAGATTTATGTCGTTGCGCTTTCACAGCATCGTGGTGTTAAGGAAGTTACCGAGTGGATGTCCAAG ACTAGTGGAGTTCCTGTGTCTGAGATCGCCCAACATAGGTTTTTGCTTTATAACGGTGATGCTACCCAGCATATCTTTGAAGTATCGGCAGGGCTGGACTCGTTGGTGTTGGGAGAAGGTCAAATCCTTGCTCAGGTTAAACAGGTTGTCAAAGTCGGGCAGGGAGTTGTTGGGTTTGGAAGGAACATTAGTGGTTTGTTTAAGCATGCAATCACAGTTGGGAAGAGGGTCAGAACAGAGACAAATATAGCTTCTGGTGCGGTGTCAGTGAGTTCGGCTGCTGTGGAATTGGCGCTGATGAAACTTCCTGAATATTGCCATGCAAGTGCCAGAATGTTGGTGATTGGAGCTGGCAAAATGGGTAAGCTTGTGATTAAACACTTGATAGCAAAAGGGTGCACTAAGATGGTTGTTGTGAACCGGAGTGAAGCGAGAGTTGATGCTATCCGTGAGGAAATGTCTGGTGCTGAAATCATCTACAAACCCCTCTCTGAAATGCTTGCCTGTGCCGCTGAGGCGGATGTCGTTTTCACCAGCACGGCATCAGAAAGCCCACTTTTCTTGAAAGAGCACGTATCCACTCTTCCTCCCGTAGGGGCACAAGTAGGCGGTGTCAGGCTCTTTGTTGATATATCTGTTCCGAGGAATGTGGGTTCATGTGTGTCGGAGCTTGAATATGCACGAGTGTACAATGTGGATGATCTCAAGGAAGTGGTGGCGGCTAATAAGGAGGACCGTTTACGGAAAGCAATGGAAGCTCAAACCATCATTGGTGAGGAAACCAAACAGTTTGAGGCGTGGAGGGATTCCTTGGAGACGGTTCCTACCATTAAGAAGTTGAGGGCATATGCTGAGAGGATAAGAGTGGCAGAGCTAGAAAAATGCCTGTCAAGGATGGGTGAAGATCTTACCAAGAAAGACAAAAAAGCGTTGGATGATCTTAGCCGGGGGATAGTGAACAAGCTCCTTCACGGTCCAATGCAACACCTTAGATGTGATGGAAGTGACAGTCGAACACTAAACGAGGCCCTAGAGAACATGCATGCACTCAATCGAATGTTCAGCCTTGAAACTGAGATCGCAGTATTGGAACAGAAAATTAGAGCTAAGGTGGAGCAAATTCAAAAGTAA
- the LOC141586422 gene encoding ubiquitin-fold modifier-conjugating enzyme 1, translating to MEEWDNRTKSTLTKIPLLTTKAGPRDGAAWTQRLKEEYKALIAYTSMNKSNDNDWFRITAANPEGTRWTGKCWYIHNLLKYEFDLEFDIPVTYPATAPELQLPQLDGKTQKMYRGGKICLTVHFKPLWAKNCPRFGIAHALCLGLAPWLAAEIPVLVDSGMVKHKDDVAASSSDS from the exons ATGGAGGAATGGGATAATCGAACAAAATCAACCCTAACAAAAATCCCTTTACTCACCACCAAAGCCGGTCCAAGAGACGGAGCAGCATGGACACAACGACTAAAAGAGGAGTACAAGGCATTAATAGCTTACACATCGATGAACAAATCTAATGATAATGATTGGTTCCGTATCACCGCTGCGAATCCCGAAGGTACTCGCTGGACCGGCAAATGTTGGTATATACATAATTTGTTGAAGTATGAGTTTGATCTTGAGTTTGATATTCCTGTTACTTATCCTGCTACTGCTCCTGAACTTCAACTTCCGCAATTGGATGGAAAAACTCAAAAGATGTATCGCGGTGGGAAGATTTGTTTGACTGTTCATTTTAAGCCTCTTTGGGCTAAGAATTG CCCTCGGTTTGGAATAGCGCATGCTCTCTGTCTGGGCCTTGCTCCATGGCTTGCAGCCGAGATTCCAGTTTTGGTAGATTCCGGTATGGTCAAGCACAAGGATGACGTTGCTGCCTCGTCCAGCGACTCTTAG